The genomic interval CCTACTTCAACCTGGGCACGTTGGAGGCGGAGGAGGCCCGCAAACTTGCGGGCGAGCACCCTGAAAACGCGCCGAAGGAAAGCCGCGAAAAAATCGTCGATCAATTGAAGTCAGCCATCGTGTCATTCCGCCGCAGCTTGGAGCTGCGGCCCGACGATGCGCGTGCGCGCCGCGACATCGAGCTGGTGCGGATGTGGATCAAATACTACAGCGACCAATGGAGCGAACACGATCGCCGGCAGCGGCGGCAAGAGTCGAACCTGCTCGAATTCCTCGAGTTTCTGATCCAGGGCCAGACGGCACTGCGCGAATCGGCAAAAACTCTCCCGGCGACGGCGGCGGCCGACGCCTTCGCGGAATTGAAGCAAGCGCAGGAGGAGCTTTATGACGAGATCGAGCCGCTCAAGGACAAGATCGAGTCCGACTTGAAACCACAACAGCCCGCCGGCGCGGGCACCCAACCGTCAAACACCAAGGAACTGGAAGAGGCAACGGCACTGCTGCAACAATGGGCCGACGCGGCGGGCGAGAAAATGTCTTCCGCCGCCGACCACCTCGATACGCGCCAATCCGCGCCGGCGACCGCTGAGCAACAGGCCGCCATTGACGAATTGGGGAAAATCTGGGACGCGGTCATCCCTTTTCGGCCATTGCTGGCGCGGGACCTGGCCGACCAAACGCTGATCGCCAAGACCATCGAGCCAGACCCATCGGACAGCCAGGCGGCAGCGGACGACACCGATCCTGAAACCGACGATCTCGCGGTGGGCACCGGGCATCTCACCTTGGACGCCGCCAGGGAAGATCTGGCGCGCCTTGTTGAGATCCAAACCCGGACCCTGCGCCGGACCCAATTGCTCAAGTTGAAAGCCGAGGCGGAGCTCGAACGATTGGAACGATCGCCGCAGTCCGGTTTGCCGCAGTCCGGTTCGCCGCAAGACGATGCGCAAGCGAACGACGACGACTCGGATGCCGAGGAGGCAGGCGACGGGGAAGCGGAGGAAGACGATTCGAAAAAAGCGAGCGATGGCCGCGACGACGCAGCGGGGGACGATTCGGCGACGAGTGCGAATCCCCCGCCAGTCGATCCAGAGCAGCTCAAAGCCGGTTACGCCAAAGCCGTCGAACTTGCCCCCAAGGCGGTTGAGTACATGCAGGCGGCTTTGAAATCCCTTACCCAAGACGAACGCGAAGCCGCCTATTCGCCGGCGGAAGAGGCTCGTAAGATTCTGGAAGAGATCGAAAAGGCGCAACCCCGCGAGGAACGACCTCAAGATCAAGACAACAAGAACCAGGACCAGAAAGACCAGGAGAAAGAGGAACAGGAGAAGAAGGACCAGGAACAAGAGAACCAGGACACTAACCCGCAGCGCAAGCAAGGCCAGGACAAGAAGAACGACGAAAAGAAGGACCAAGAGAAGAAAGATCAGGACAAGAAGGACCAGGAGGGCGAGGACCAAAAACGGCAGGACCGGAAAAAGCCATCACCCGACGGGAAGGAACAACCGCCGCTTTCCCGCGATCGGATCGAAGAGGCCCTGCGAAAAGTCCGGGAGCGGCAACAAGAAAAGCGCGAGCGCGACCGCAAGATGAAGGCACGCGTGTTGGGCAGAGTACCGGTGGAGAAAGATTGGTAATGCGTCGCACCGACCTCGGGAAAAAACGGAACACGATTCGCCAAACCGTTCTCTCGGCCGGCCTGGCGCTGGGTTTACTCACCTCCCAGGCGCCGGCCGCCGAGGTGCCGGAAATCGCCGTGGAAGCCAGCGCCGGCGAGATCTACATCGGAGAAAGTGTCGAGTACAACGTCGAAATCAAGAACTCGCAGAACCCGGCCCGCCCGGACATGTCGGCCTTGACCGACGACTTCGACGTCGTGGCGGAGGGGGACGAATCGCGGAACCAATCCTCGACTTTCATCTACAACGGCCGCGTCACTCGGCAAGACAGTTTCAGCCACGTGTACCGTTTTCGCCTGACACCGAAGCGGAGCGGCGAATTGACGATTCCCGCTCCCTCGGTGACGATCGGCGGGCAAACGATTTCGGGCCGCCCCCGCGCGCTGCGGGTGATCGCTCCCGAAGAGCAAGAGCTGGTGGTGCCAGAAATCAGCTTGGACCGCTCGAGGGTGTATCCCACGCAGCCCTTCGAGGTGACGTTGCGCGTGCTTGTCCAGCCGTTGCCGGACGAGCCGGA from Pirellulales bacterium carries:
- a CDS encoding VWA domain-containing protein; amino-acid sequence: MEWQHPQWLYLILPLGVAWLALALGGRRRRRQAAEAFVASQMWARILPAESRVRFWVKSLLREVALIAGLVALAGPRFGTQYEDIVPRGSDLYVLIDVSRSMLATDVPSSRLARAKADVAALVKGLNGERVGLIAFAGQAVVKCPLTADYDAFRRSLDELDPASAPRGGTAIGDAIRKALEVFHAKAERDQAMLLITDGDDQQSYPLEAATVAAERHVTIFTVGLGDSDHGARVPQGADSASFVEYEGQQVWSKLDGSLLKEIALKTNGVYVPVGTRAYDLGELYVDHLQGRRGGDGAHQRRIRRSERFQPFLALALFALLADLCTPPYRTVPPSSQAGGPDASAKPASGSHGVASRTRLPVSVFVGLLLLCCLSATASADEPEAAFREGLLLYSQDEFVSARDKFAAAAEEFGKDEAADRAAVAAFNEACAAHRQGEVEQARTLYLEAGLTREKPLAAAAYFNLGTLEAEEARKLAGEHPENAPKESREKIVDQLKSAIVSFRRSLELRPDDARARRDIELVRMWIKYYSDQWSEHDRRQRRQESNLLEFLEFLIQGQTALRESAKTLPATAAADAFAELKQAQEELYDEIEPLKDKIESDLKPQQPAGAGTQPSNTKELEEATALLQQWADAAGEKMSSAADHLDTRQSAPATAEQQAAIDELGKIWDAVIPFRPLLARDLADQTLIAKTIEPDPSDSQAAADDTDPETDDLAVGTGHLTLDAAREDLARLVEIQTRTLRRTQLLKLKAEAELERLERSPQSGLPQSGSPQDDAQANDDDSDAEEAGDGEAEEDDSKKASDGRDDAAGDDSATSANPPPVDPEQLKAGYAKAVELAPKAVEYMQAALKSLTQDEREAAYSPAEEARKILEEIEKAQPREERPQDQDNKNQDQKDQEKEEQEKKDQEQENQDTNPQRKQGQDKKNDEKKDQEKKDQDKKDQEGEDQKRQDRKKPSPDGKEQPPLSRDRIEEALRKVRERQQEKRERDRKMKARVLGRVPVEKDW